In Accipiter gentilis chromosome 18, bAccGen1.1, whole genome shotgun sequence, the following are encoded in one genomic region:
- the TNFRSF13C gene encoding tumor necrosis factor receptor superfamily member 13C isoform X1: protein MREWGSRSDPAMSSSGKATGASSCLSSQCFDLLTRSCVKCSDLFRDNTTLPLLTLPASRPTAEPGRAAPTSALAPTIPSADLPSTLLIFGVPAAVGLILVLAALWGFLACKVGKQRRKRKAADEEAEANMDATSPLPSLGCQDPAMLEGDATLAPARALCPHLNGGLKMLGLPGKAGAKRRPCCQGDADGDIVLLSAVYPRHEECNHGFPLPATELGAAALVTTKTTQNSTGEERA, encoded by the exons ATGCGGGAGTGGGGCTCTCGCTCCGACCCTGCCATGTCCTCATCAGGAAAAGCCACCGgtgcttcctcctgcctctcctcccagtGCTTCGACCTCCTGACCAGGTCCTGCGTCAAGTGCTCCGACTTGTTCAGGGACAACACAA CTCTCCCCCTCCTGACGCTGCCGGCATCTCGCCCCACAGCAGAGCCCGGCCGAGCAGCCCCCACCTCCGCCCTGGCACCCACCATCCCCTCGGCAGACCTGCCCAGCACCCTCCTGATCTTTGGCGTCCCAGCAGCGGTGGGGCTCATCCTGGTCCTGGCCGCCCTCTGGGGCTTCCTGGCCTGCAAGGtggggaagcagaggaggaagaggaaggcagcgGACGAGGAGGCCGAAG CAAACATGGATGccaccagccccctgcccagcctgggctgccaGGACCCCGCCATGCTGGAGGGAGATGCCACTCTGGCCCCAGCCCGAGCTCTGTGCCCACATCTCAATGGAGGCCTGAAGATGCTGGGGCTGCCCGGGAAAGCAGGGGCGAAACGGAGGCCATGCTGCCAGGGTGATGCTGACGGTGACATCGTCCTGCTCTCTGCTGTGTACCCCCGGCACGAGGAGTGCAACCACGGCTTCCCACTGCCCGCCACCgagctgggggctgcagccctggtCACCACCAAAACCACCCAGAACTCTACTGGAGAGGAGAGAGCCTGA
- the TNFRSF13C gene encoding tumor necrosis factor receptor superfamily member 13C isoform X2 yields MREWGSRSDPAMSSSGKATGASSCLSSQCFDLLTRSCVKCSDLFRDNTTEPGRAAPTSALAPTIPSADLPSTLLIFGVPAAVGLILVLAALWGFLACKVGKQRRKRKAADEEAEANMDATSPLPSLGCQDPAMLEGDATLAPARALCPHLNGGLKMLGLPGKAGAKRRPCCQGDADGDIVLLSAVYPRHEECNHGFPLPATELGAAALVTTKTTQNSTGEERA; encoded by the exons ATGCGGGAGTGGGGCTCTCGCTCCGACCCTGCCATGTCCTCATCAGGAAAAGCCACCGgtgcttcctcctgcctctcctcccagtGCTTCGACCTCCTGACCAGGTCCTGCGTCAAGTGCTCCGACTTGTTCAGGGACAACACAA CAGAGCCCGGCCGAGCAGCCCCCACCTCCGCCCTGGCACCCACCATCCCCTCGGCAGACCTGCCCAGCACCCTCCTGATCTTTGGCGTCCCAGCAGCGGTGGGGCTCATCCTGGTCCTGGCCGCCCTCTGGGGCTTCCTGGCCTGCAAGGtggggaagcagaggaggaagaggaaggcagcgGACGAGGAGGCCGAAG CAAACATGGATGccaccagccccctgcccagcctgggctgccaGGACCCCGCCATGCTGGAGGGAGATGCCACTCTGGCCCCAGCCCGAGCTCTGTGCCCACATCTCAATGGAGGCCTGAAGATGCTGGGGCTGCCCGGGAAAGCAGGGGCGAAACGGAGGCCATGCTGCCAGGGTGATGCTGACGGTGACATCGTCCTGCTCTCTGCTGTGTACCCCCGGCACGAGGAGTGCAACCACGGCTTCCCACTGCCCGCCACCgagctgggggctgcagccctggtCACCACCAAAACCACCCAGAACTCTACTGGAGAGGAGAGAGCCTGA